A single Mytilus trossulus isolate FHL-02 chromosome 12, PNRI_Mtr1.1.1.hap1, whole genome shotgun sequence DNA region contains:
- the LOC134692158 gene encoding extracellular globin-like: MSAELLLEETTAITEEEANAIRETWTVLWSNKKESGIALLIKLFTTYPEAQKMFPMFDGLTIEEVRSSKKLRAHALSLMYALKSFLDNLDDSDTLDGLVRKNAINHAKRGVGAKELMWLLPLFLELLDEIMEESVTELQKKAWTKIYNVLASISREEVNSLIVNWAQLLPEGTTSMTEEDALAISESWTVVWSDKKKNGMTLFIKLFTTHPEAQRMFKDFDGLTIEAMTSSKKLGAHALSFMYALKSFLDNLDDPDTLEGLVRKNAINHAVRGVGPKEIMLLLPLFLELLDETTGDNVTELEKKAWAKLYVVLASISREEVNNLSAQLLAEEPPSITEHEANIISETWTVVWSDKKKNGIALFVKLFTTYPEAQKMFKEFDGLTIDEVRSNKKLGAHALALMYALKSFLDNLDDPETLEALVRKNAINHAKRSVGPQQIMWLQPLFLELLDELLEENATELLKKAWTKLFGLLASISQEEVNNLKEKHE; encoded by the exons atgtCGGCTGAATTATTATTAGAAGAAACCACTGCCATAACTGAAGAAGAAGCAAATGCTATACGTGAGACATGGACTGTCTTGTGGAGTAATAAGAAGGAAAGTGGAATAGCACTTCTCATAAA ATTATTTACGACTTATCCAGAAGCACAAAAGATGTTCCCCATGTTCGATGGTTTGACAATTGAAGAAGTGCGATCAAGTAAGAAATTGAGAGCGCATGCGTTGTCTCTGATGTAtgctttaaaatcatttctggACAATCTAGATGATTCAGACACGTTAGATGGATTAGTGAGGAAAAATGCAATCAACCATGCCAAACGAGGTGTTGGTGCGAAAGAATTAATG TGGTTGTTACCATTATTTCTGGAACTATTGGACGAAATTATGGAGGAGAGTGTCACAGAACTTCAGAAAAAGGCTtggacaaaaatatataatgtactgGCATCAATTTCGCGGGAAGAGGTCAATAGTTTAATTGTGAATTGGGCTCAATTATTACCAGAAGGAACAACGTCTATGACTGAAGAAGATGCACTCGCTATAAGTGAATCATGGACTGTTGTGTGGAGTGATAAGAAGAAAAATGGGATGACACTTTTTATAAA ATTATTTACTACGCATCCAGAAGCACAAAGGATGTTCAAAGATTTCGATGGTTTAACAATCGAAGCAATGACATCAAGTAAAAAATTGGGTGCACATGCATTGTCTTTTATGTATGCATTGAAATCCTTTCTTGACAATCTAGATGATCCAGATACGTTAGAAGGATTAGTGAGGAAAAATGCTATAAATCATGCAGTGCGAGGGGTAGGCCCCAAAGAAATAATG TTGCTGCTACCATTATTTCTAGAACTATTGGACGAAACAACGGGAGATAATGTTACAGAACTTGAGAAAAAGGCTTGGGCAAAACTATACGTTGTACTGGCATCAATTTCACGGGAAGAGGTTAATAATCTAAGTGCTCAATTATTAGCAGAAGAACCGCCTTCTATTACAGAACACGAGGCAAACATTATAAGTGAGACATGGACTGTTGTGTGGAGTGATAAGAAGAAAAATGGGATAGCACTCTTCGTAAA ATTATTTACTACGTATCCGGAAGCTCAAAAGATGTTCAAAGAATTCGATGGTTTAACAATTGATGAAGTGAGATCAAACAAGAAATTGGGCGCACATGCGTTGGCCCTAATGTATGCTTTGAAATCTTTTCTTGACAATCTAGATGATCCAGAAACACTGGAAGCATTAGTGAGGAAAAATGCTATTAATCATGCTAAACGAAGTGTAGGACCACAACAAATAATG tggctgcaaccattatttctagaaTTATTGGACGAACTTCTTGAAGAAAATGCCACAGAACTTTTGAAAAAGGCTTGGACCAAGTTATTTGGTTTATTGGCATCCATTTCACAGGAAGAggttaataatttaaaagaaaaacatgaataG
- the LOC134692476 gene encoding dentin sialophosphoprotein-like, whose product MAEVDSNVTETEVNGISETYLDVQSTNQNKNEVNINKMVGKSESEIEEIEENVMIETSTSLLETFTNFVTVPFAQLLKQKTNATREISDSTEETKVVNGISDSTEEANAMNGISDSANGLEAINCISDSTEEANGINGKSESTEEENAIPVITDSTNEAKDMNGTLDSTEENAITVITDSTNEAKDLNGTLDSTEEENAITVITDSTNEANDMNGTLDSTEEENAITVITDSTNEAKDMNGTLDSTEEENAITVITDSTNEANDMNGTLDSTEENAITVITDSTNEAKDLNGTLDSTEEENAITVITDSTNEAKDMNGTLDSTEEENAITVITDSTNEANDMNGTLDSTEEENTINSESDSKNEANDINGTLDSTVGTVSINGTSAPKLEDERSAENDTSAMFSKKKLTAVNETLPSLIKEKSPTVTNSSDYQIKEEATIEIKTLNSLINEDTTTSVNETSSPLLEKANIVADTSSPLFEKDASAKTETPVPMICEEQNGISHTSGSLSEEEETMTETSAPLSKDETNAVNKAPSQ is encoded by the exons ATGGCTGAAGTGGATTCTAACGTAACGGAAACAGAGGTTAATGGCATATCTGAGACATATCTGGATgtccaatcaaccaatcaaaataagAATGAggtgaatataaataaaatggtaGGAAAAAGTGAATCTGAAATAGAAGAAATAGAAGAAAACGTTATGATTGAAACATCGACATCCTTATtagaaacatttacaaatttcgTAACTGTACCGTTTGCTCAGctattaaaacaaaagacaaatgcAACGAGAGAAATTTCAGATTCGACAGAAGAGACAAAGGTCGTAAATGGGATATCGGATTCGACAGAAGAGGCAAATGCAATGAATGGCATATCGGATTCGGCAAATGGGTTAGAAGCCATAAACTGCATATCAGATTCAACAGAAGAGGCAAATGGCATAAATGGCAAATCGGAATCGACAGAAGAGGAAAATGCTATACCTGTTATAACGGATTCGACAAACGAGGCTAAGGACATGAATGGGACATTGGATTCGACAGAGGAAAATGCTATAACTGTTATAACGGATTCGACAAACGAGGCTAAGGACTTGAATGGGACATTAGATTCGACAGAAGAGGAAAATGCTATAACTGTTATAACGGATTCGACAAACGAGGCTAATGACATGAATGGGACATTAGATTCGACAGAAGAGGAAAATGCTATAACTGTTATAACGGATTCGACAAACGAGGCTAAGGACATGAATGGGACATTAGATTCGACAGAAGAGGAAAATGCTATAACTGTTATAACGGATTCGACAAACGAGGCTAATGACATGAATGGGACATTGGATTCGACAGAGGAAAATGCTATAACTGTTATAACGGATTCGACAAACGAGGCTAAGGACTTGAATGGGACATTAGATTCGACAGAAGAGGAAAATGCTATAACTGTTATAACGGATTCGACAAACGAGGCTAAGGACATGAATGGGACATTAGATTCGACAGAAGAGGAAAATGCTATAACTGTTATAACGGATTCGACAAACGAGGCTAATGACATGAATGGGACATTGGATTCGACAGAAGAGGAAAATACTATCAATAGTGAATCAGATTCGAAAAACGAGGCAAATGACATTAATGGGACATTGGATTCGACAGTAGGGACCGTGTCCATTAACGGAACATCGGCTCCTAAGTTAGAAGATGAGAGAAGTGCAGAAAATGATACATCGGCtatgttttcaaaaaaaaagttaaccgCCGTCAATGAAACATTGCCTTcattgataaaagaaaaatctCCTACCGTTACTAATTCGTCggattatcaaataaaagaagAGGCAactattgaaattaaaacattaaattcgTTAATAAATGAAGACACAACTACCAGTGTAAATGAAACATCGTCACCATTACTAGAAAAGGCAAATATCGTCGCTGATACATCCTCTCCGTTATTCGAAAAAGATGCAAGTGCAAAAACTGAAACACCGGTTCCGATGATATGCGAAGAACAAAATGGCATCTCTCATACATCTGGATCATTATCGGAAGAAGAGGAAACTATGACTGAGACTTCGGCTCCGCTATCAAAAGATGAGACAAATGCAGTAAATAAAGCACCATCTCA ataa